Proteins co-encoded in one Apus apus isolate bApuApu2 chromosome 22, bApuApu2.pri.cur, whole genome shotgun sequence genomic window:
- the PCSK7 gene encoding proprotein convertase subtilisin/kexin type 7 isoform X5, with translation MPQRKPGLPRWSAGMEATLCIRTCLWLSAAWIPLAAPGPAGAGERPEGLSWAVSLDAPEEELEQRAEELARAAGLVNMGRVGELRGHYLFSYPPRGRAAAPPEAVRRWVDALFAQHDSVRWHSEQKLLKRSKRSLHFNDPKYPQQWHLNNRKSPGKDINVTGVWERNVTGSGVTVVVVDDGVEHTVKDIQPNYSPEGSYDLNSNDPDPMPHPDEENGNHHGTRCAGEIAAVPNNSFCTVGVAYGSRIAGIRVLDGPLTDSMEAIAFNKHYQINDIYSCSWGPDDDGKTVDGPHQLGKAALQHGVIAGRRGFGSIFVVASGNGGQHNDNCNYDGYANSIYTVTIGAVDETGSMPFYAEECASMLAVTFSGGDKMMRSIVTTDWDLQKGTGCTEGHTGTSAAAPLAAGMIALMLQVRPCLTWRDVQHIIVFTATKYEDHHAKWDVNQAGFSHSHQHGFGLLNAWRLVNAAKIWESVPYLASYVSPALKEGRNIPLLPQELEVAWNGKSSHHRRPGALWHENPGARGSHRHHNPPPPWQPGDQALLPQWDDVPDRDHQEHGLVSTEDPNGFADWTFSTVRCWGEEAQGTYRLVIRDIGDESLRPGTLKQWQLTLYGSSWSPAEMKERQRLDIPAPSCGEAGGGGRRDMVSSLCSVAARCMAGLLEEAMSGRYLSSDFSLPCPPGLEIPEEQHYTITANTLKTLLLLGCFAVFWTFYYMLEVFLTRNNVGLDVTCNGSPTCRWYQQGGKHRALESGLEMESVPLYREKDVDDVEMECEHPEPAQEDQREEGSWTPTHPTLPSNGRATTFQEASSAGAGYLGREAMAELLSEDRELQTC, from the exons ATGCCGCAGCGGAAGCCGGGGCTGCCGCGATGGAGCGCGGGGATGGAGGCCACGCTCTGCATCCGCACCTGCCTCTGGCTGAGCGCTGCCTGGATCCCGCTGGCCGCGCCGGGACCGGCGGGTGCCGGGGAGCGCCctgaggggctgagctgggcgGTCAGCCTGGACGCCCccgaggaggagctggagcagcggGCGGAGGAGCTggcccgggcggcggggctggtGAACATGGGCCGCGTCGGGGAGCTCCGCGGTCATTACCTCTTCTCGTAcccgccccgcggccgcgcggccgccccgcccgaGGCCGTGCGGAGGTGGGTGGACGCTCTGTTTGCACAGCACGACAGCGTGAGGTGGCACTCGGAACAGAAGCTCCTGAAGCGCTCCAAGCGCAGCCTGCACTTTAACGACCCCAAGTACCCCCAGCAGTGGCACCTG AACAACCGCAAGAGCCCCGGGAAGGACATCAACGTCACCGGCGTCTGGGAGCGGAACGTGACGGGCAGCGGCGTCACCGTGGTGGTGGTGGATGATGGTGTGGAGCACACAGTCAAGGACATCCAGCCAAACTAC AGCCCAGAAGGCAGCTATGACTTGAACTCCAACGACCCTGACCCTATGCCTCACCCTGACGAGGAGAACGGCAACCACCACGGGACCCGCTGCGCCGGGGAGATCGCGGCCGTGCCCAACAACAGCTTCTGCACCGTGGGAGTCGCCTACGGGAGCCGCATCGCGG GCATCCGTGTGCTGGATGGGCCCCTCACAGACAGCATGGAGGCCATTGCCTTCAACAAGCACTATCAGATCAACGACATCTACAGCTGTAG CTGGGGTCCAGATGATGATGGGAAAACCGTGGATGGCCCCCACCAACTGGGAAAG gctgccctgcagcacgGGGTCATCGCCGGCCGCAGGGGCTTCGGGAGCATCTTTGTGGTGGCCAGTGGCAACGGGGGGCAGCACAACGACAACTGCAACTACGACGGATACGCCAACTCCATCTACACTGTCACGATAG GCGCAGTGGACGAGACGGGCTCCATGCCGTTCTACGCTGAGGAATGTGCCTCCATGCTGGCCGTGACCTTCAGCGGCGGGGACAAGATGATGAGGAGCATT GTGACGACAGACTGGGACCTGCAGAAGGGCACGGGCTGCACGGAGGGTCACACCGGGACCTCGGCTGCCGCTCCCCTCGCGGCCGGGATGATCGCGCTGATGCTGCAGGTGCGGCCCTGCCTCACCTGGAGGGACGTCCAGCACATCATTGTCTTCACTGCCACCAAG TATGAGGATCATCACGCCAAGTGGGATGTCAACCAGGCCGGCTTcagccacagccaccagcacGGCTTCGGCCTGCTCAACGCCTGGAGGCTGGTCAATGCTGCCAAG ATCTGGGAGTCTGTCCCCTACCTCGCCTCGTATGTGAGCCCTGCACTGAAGGAGGGCAGGAACATCCCCTTGCTCCCACAGGAGCTGGAGGTCGCCTGGAACGGTAAGAGCAG tcacCACCGCCGACCTGGAGCTCTCTGGCATGAGAACCCTGGAGCACGTGGCAGTCACCGTCACCATAACCCACCCCCGCCGTGGCAACCTGGAGATCAGGCTCTTCTGCCCCAGTGGGATGATGTCCCTGATAGGGACCACCAGGAGCATGGACTCGTAAGCACTGA GGACCCCAATGGCTTTGCTGACTGGACCTTCTCCACCGTCCGGTGCTGGGGTGAGGAAGCACAGGGCACGTACAGACTGGTCATCAGGGACATCG GAGATGAGAGCTTGAGGCCTGGCACCTTGAAGCAGTGGCAGCTGACCCTGTATGGCTCCTCCTGGTCCCCAGCAGAGATGAAGGAGCGGCAGAGGTTGGACATCCCAGCCCCATCgtgtggggaggcaggaggtggAGGGCGAAGGGACATGGTCAGCAGTCTCTGCAGTGTTGCTGCCAGGTGCATGGCAGG gctgctggaggaagccATGAGCGGGCGCTACCTGAGCAGCGacttctccctgccctgccccccgGGGCTGGAGATCCCCGAGGAGCAGCACTACACCATCACAGCCAACACCCTCAAG accctcctgctgctgggatgctTTGCTGTGTTCTGGACTTTCTACTACATGCTGGAAGTTTTCCTGACCAGGAACAACGTGGGGCTTGACGTGACCTGCAATGGCTCCCCCACCTGCAGGTGGTaccagcagggagggaagcacaGAGCCCTGGAGAGCGGCCTGGAGATGGAGTCGGTGCCGCTCTACCGTGAGAAGGACGTGGATGACGTGGAGATGGAGTGTGAGCACCCGGAGCCTGCCCAGGAGGACCAGAGGGAGGAGGGGTCCTGgacacccacccaccccacaCTTCCCAGTAACGGCAGAGCCACGACCTTCCAGGAGGCAtcctcagctggagcagggtACCTTGGCCGGGAGGCGATGGCCGAGCTCCTCTCGGAGGACAGGGAGCTCCAGACCTGCTAG
- the PCSK7 gene encoding proprotein convertase subtilisin/kexin type 7 isoform X7 — MPQRKPGLPRWSAGMEATLCIRTCLWLSAAWIPLAAPGPAGAGERPEGLSWAVSLDAPEEELEQRAEELARAAGLVNMGRVGELRGHYLFSYPPRGRAAAPPEAVRRWVDALFAQHDSVRWHSEQKLLKRSKRSLHFNDPKYPQQWHLNNRKSPGKDINVTGVWERNVTGSGVTVVVVDDGVEHTVKDIQPNYSPEGSYDLNSNDPDPMPHPDEENGNHHGTRCAGEIAAVPNNSFCTVGVAYGSRIAGIRVLDGPLTDSMEAIAFNKHYQINDIYSCSWGPDDDGKTVDGPHQLGKAALQHGVIAGRRGFGSIFVVASGNGGQHNDNCNYDGYANSIYTVTIGAVDETGSMPFYAEECASMLAVTFSGGDKMMRSIVTTDWDLQKGTGCTEGHTGTSAAAPLAAGMIALMLQVRPCLTWRDVQHIIVFTATKYEDHHAKWDVNQAGFSHSHQHGFGLLNAWRLVNAAKIWESVPYLASYVSPALKEGRNIPLLPQELEVAWNVTTADLELSGMRTLEHVAVTVTITHPRRGNLEIRLFCPSGMMSLIGTTRSMDSDPNGFADWTFSTVRCWGEEAQGTYRLVIRDIGDESLRPGTLKQWQLTLYGSSWSPAEMKERQRLLEEAMSGRYLSSDFSLPCPPGLEIPEEQHYTITANTLKTLLLLGCFAVFWTFYYMLEVFLTRNNVGLDVTCNGSPTCRWYQQGGKHRALESGLEMESVPLYREKDVDDVEMECEHPEPAQEDQREEGSWTPTHPTLPSNGRATTFQEASSAGAGYLGREAMAELLSEDRELQTC; from the exons ATGCCGCAGCGGAAGCCGGGGCTGCCGCGATGGAGCGCGGGGATGGAGGCCACGCTCTGCATCCGCACCTGCCTCTGGCTGAGCGCTGCCTGGATCCCGCTGGCCGCGCCGGGACCGGCGGGTGCCGGGGAGCGCCctgaggggctgagctgggcgGTCAGCCTGGACGCCCccgaggaggagctggagcagcggGCGGAGGAGCTggcccgggcggcggggctggtGAACATGGGCCGCGTCGGGGAGCTCCGCGGTCATTACCTCTTCTCGTAcccgccccgcggccgcgcggccgccccgcccgaGGCCGTGCGGAGGTGGGTGGACGCTCTGTTTGCACAGCACGACAGCGTGAGGTGGCACTCGGAACAGAAGCTCCTGAAGCGCTCCAAGCGCAGCCTGCACTTTAACGACCCCAAGTACCCCCAGCAGTGGCACCTG AACAACCGCAAGAGCCCCGGGAAGGACATCAACGTCACCGGCGTCTGGGAGCGGAACGTGACGGGCAGCGGCGTCACCGTGGTGGTGGTGGATGATGGTGTGGAGCACACAGTCAAGGACATCCAGCCAAACTAC AGCCCAGAAGGCAGCTATGACTTGAACTCCAACGACCCTGACCCTATGCCTCACCCTGACGAGGAGAACGGCAACCACCACGGGACCCGCTGCGCCGGGGAGATCGCGGCCGTGCCCAACAACAGCTTCTGCACCGTGGGAGTCGCCTACGGGAGCCGCATCGCGG GCATCCGTGTGCTGGATGGGCCCCTCACAGACAGCATGGAGGCCATTGCCTTCAACAAGCACTATCAGATCAACGACATCTACAGCTGTAG CTGGGGTCCAGATGATGATGGGAAAACCGTGGATGGCCCCCACCAACTGGGAAAG gctgccctgcagcacgGGGTCATCGCCGGCCGCAGGGGCTTCGGGAGCATCTTTGTGGTGGCCAGTGGCAACGGGGGGCAGCACAACGACAACTGCAACTACGACGGATACGCCAACTCCATCTACACTGTCACGATAG GCGCAGTGGACGAGACGGGCTCCATGCCGTTCTACGCTGAGGAATGTGCCTCCATGCTGGCCGTGACCTTCAGCGGCGGGGACAAGATGATGAGGAGCATT GTGACGACAGACTGGGACCTGCAGAAGGGCACGGGCTGCACGGAGGGTCACACCGGGACCTCGGCTGCCGCTCCCCTCGCGGCCGGGATGATCGCGCTGATGCTGCAGGTGCGGCCCTGCCTCACCTGGAGGGACGTCCAGCACATCATTGTCTTCACTGCCACCAAG TATGAGGATCATCACGCCAAGTGGGATGTCAACCAGGCCGGCTTcagccacagccaccagcacGGCTTCGGCCTGCTCAACGCCTGGAGGCTGGTCAATGCTGCCAAG ATCTGGGAGTCTGTCCCCTACCTCGCCTCGTATGTGAGCCCTGCACTGAAGGAGGGCAGGAACATCCCCTTGCTCCCACAGGAGCTGGAGGTCGCCTGGAACG tcacCACCGCCGACCTGGAGCTCTCTGGCATGAGAACCCTGGAGCACGTGGCAGTCACCGTCACCATAACCCACCCCCGCCGTGGCAACCTGGAGATCAGGCTCTTCTGCCCCAGTGGGATGATGTCCCTGATAGGGACCACCAGGAGCATGGACTC GGACCCCAATGGCTTTGCTGACTGGACCTTCTCCACCGTCCGGTGCTGGGGTGAGGAAGCACAGGGCACGTACAGACTGGTCATCAGGGACATCG GAGATGAGAGCTTGAGGCCTGGCACCTTGAAGCAGTGGCAGCTGACCCTGTATGGCTCCTCCTGGTCCCCAGCAGAGATGAAGGAGCGGCAGAG gctgctggaggaagccATGAGCGGGCGCTACCTGAGCAGCGacttctccctgccctgccccccgGGGCTGGAGATCCCCGAGGAGCAGCACTACACCATCACAGCCAACACCCTCAAG accctcctgctgctgggatgctTTGCTGTGTTCTGGACTTTCTACTACATGCTGGAAGTTTTCCTGACCAGGAACAACGTGGGGCTTGACGTGACCTGCAATGGCTCCCCCACCTGCAGGTGGTaccagcagggagggaagcacaGAGCCCTGGAGAGCGGCCTGGAGATGGAGTCGGTGCCGCTCTACCGTGAGAAGGACGTGGATGACGTGGAGATGGAGTGTGAGCACCCGGAGCCTGCCCAGGAGGACCAGAGGGAGGAGGGGTCCTGgacacccacccaccccacaCTTCCCAGTAACGGCAGAGCCACGACCTTCCAGGAGGCAtcctcagctggagcagggtACCTTGGCCGGGAGGCGATGGCCGAGCTCCTCTCGGAGGACAGGGAGCTCCAGACCTGCTAG
- the PCSK7 gene encoding proprotein convertase subtilisin/kexin type 7 isoform X6, protein MPQRKPGLPRWSAGMEATLCIRTCLWLSAAWIPLAAPGPAGAGERPEGLSWAVSLDAPEEELEQRAEELARAAGLVNMGRVGELRGHYLFSYPPRGRAAAPPEAVRRWVDALFAQHDSVRWHSEQKLLKRSKRSLHFNDPKYPQQWHLNNRKSPGKDINVTGVWERNVTGSGVTVVVVDDGVEHTVKDIQPNYSPEGSYDLNSNDPDPMPHPDEENGNHHGTRCAGEIAAVPNNSFCTVGVAYGSRIAGIRVLDGPLTDSMEAIAFNKHYQINDIYSCSWGPDDDGKTVDGPHQLGKAALQHGVIAGRRGFGSIFVVASGNGGQHNDNCNYDGYANSIYTVTIGAVDETGSMPFYAEECASMLAVTFSGGDKMMRSIVTTDWDLQKGTGCTEGHTGTSAAAPLAAGMIALMLQVRPCLTWRDVQHIIVFTATKYEDHHAKWDVNQAGFSHSHQHGFGLLNAWRLVNAAKIWESVPYLASYVSPALKEGRNIPLLPQELEVAWNVTTADLELSGMRTLEHVAVTVTITHPRRGNLEIRLFCPSGMMSLIGTTRSMDSDPNGFADWTFSTVRCWGEEAQGTYRLVIRDIGDESLRPGTLKQWQLTLYGSSWSPAEMKERQRLDIPAPSCGEAGGGGRRDMVSSLCSVAARCMAGLLEEAMSGRYLSSDFSLPCPPGLEIPEEQHYTITANTLKTLLLLGCFAVFWTFYYMLEVFLTRNNVGLDVTCNGSPTCRWYQQGGKHRALESGLEMESVPLYREKDVDDVEMECEHPEPAQEDQREEGSWTPTHPTLPSNGRATTFQEASSAGAGYLGREAMAELLSEDRELQTC, encoded by the exons ATGCCGCAGCGGAAGCCGGGGCTGCCGCGATGGAGCGCGGGGATGGAGGCCACGCTCTGCATCCGCACCTGCCTCTGGCTGAGCGCTGCCTGGATCCCGCTGGCCGCGCCGGGACCGGCGGGTGCCGGGGAGCGCCctgaggggctgagctgggcgGTCAGCCTGGACGCCCccgaggaggagctggagcagcggGCGGAGGAGCTggcccgggcggcggggctggtGAACATGGGCCGCGTCGGGGAGCTCCGCGGTCATTACCTCTTCTCGTAcccgccccgcggccgcgcggccgccccgcccgaGGCCGTGCGGAGGTGGGTGGACGCTCTGTTTGCACAGCACGACAGCGTGAGGTGGCACTCGGAACAGAAGCTCCTGAAGCGCTCCAAGCGCAGCCTGCACTTTAACGACCCCAAGTACCCCCAGCAGTGGCACCTG AACAACCGCAAGAGCCCCGGGAAGGACATCAACGTCACCGGCGTCTGGGAGCGGAACGTGACGGGCAGCGGCGTCACCGTGGTGGTGGTGGATGATGGTGTGGAGCACACAGTCAAGGACATCCAGCCAAACTAC AGCCCAGAAGGCAGCTATGACTTGAACTCCAACGACCCTGACCCTATGCCTCACCCTGACGAGGAGAACGGCAACCACCACGGGACCCGCTGCGCCGGGGAGATCGCGGCCGTGCCCAACAACAGCTTCTGCACCGTGGGAGTCGCCTACGGGAGCCGCATCGCGG GCATCCGTGTGCTGGATGGGCCCCTCACAGACAGCATGGAGGCCATTGCCTTCAACAAGCACTATCAGATCAACGACATCTACAGCTGTAG CTGGGGTCCAGATGATGATGGGAAAACCGTGGATGGCCCCCACCAACTGGGAAAG gctgccctgcagcacgGGGTCATCGCCGGCCGCAGGGGCTTCGGGAGCATCTTTGTGGTGGCCAGTGGCAACGGGGGGCAGCACAACGACAACTGCAACTACGACGGATACGCCAACTCCATCTACACTGTCACGATAG GCGCAGTGGACGAGACGGGCTCCATGCCGTTCTACGCTGAGGAATGTGCCTCCATGCTGGCCGTGACCTTCAGCGGCGGGGACAAGATGATGAGGAGCATT GTGACGACAGACTGGGACCTGCAGAAGGGCACGGGCTGCACGGAGGGTCACACCGGGACCTCGGCTGCCGCTCCCCTCGCGGCCGGGATGATCGCGCTGATGCTGCAGGTGCGGCCCTGCCTCACCTGGAGGGACGTCCAGCACATCATTGTCTTCACTGCCACCAAG TATGAGGATCATCACGCCAAGTGGGATGTCAACCAGGCCGGCTTcagccacagccaccagcacGGCTTCGGCCTGCTCAACGCCTGGAGGCTGGTCAATGCTGCCAAG ATCTGGGAGTCTGTCCCCTACCTCGCCTCGTATGTGAGCCCTGCACTGAAGGAGGGCAGGAACATCCCCTTGCTCCCACAGGAGCTGGAGGTCGCCTGGAACG tcacCACCGCCGACCTGGAGCTCTCTGGCATGAGAACCCTGGAGCACGTGGCAGTCACCGTCACCATAACCCACCCCCGCCGTGGCAACCTGGAGATCAGGCTCTTCTGCCCCAGTGGGATGATGTCCCTGATAGGGACCACCAGGAGCATGGACTC GGACCCCAATGGCTTTGCTGACTGGACCTTCTCCACCGTCCGGTGCTGGGGTGAGGAAGCACAGGGCACGTACAGACTGGTCATCAGGGACATCG GAGATGAGAGCTTGAGGCCTGGCACCTTGAAGCAGTGGCAGCTGACCCTGTATGGCTCCTCCTGGTCCCCAGCAGAGATGAAGGAGCGGCAGAGGTTGGACATCCCAGCCCCATCgtgtggggaggcaggaggtggAGGGCGAAGGGACATGGTCAGCAGTCTCTGCAGTGTTGCTGCCAGGTGCATGGCAGG gctgctggaggaagccATGAGCGGGCGCTACCTGAGCAGCGacttctccctgccctgccccccgGGGCTGGAGATCCCCGAGGAGCAGCACTACACCATCACAGCCAACACCCTCAAG accctcctgctgctgggatgctTTGCTGTGTTCTGGACTTTCTACTACATGCTGGAAGTTTTCCTGACCAGGAACAACGTGGGGCTTGACGTGACCTGCAATGGCTCCCCCACCTGCAGGTGGTaccagcagggagggaagcacaGAGCCCTGGAGAGCGGCCTGGAGATGGAGTCGGTGCCGCTCTACCGTGAGAAGGACGTGGATGACGTGGAGATGGAGTGTGAGCACCCGGAGCCTGCCCAGGAGGACCAGAGGGAGGAGGGGTCCTGgacacccacccaccccacaCTTCCCAGTAACGGCAGAGCCACGACCTTCCAGGAGGCAtcctcagctggagcagggtACCTTGGCCGGGAGGCGATGGCCGAGCTCCTCTCGGAGGACAGGGAGCTCCAGACCTGCTAG